In the Sediminibacter sp. Hel_I_10 genome, one interval contains:
- the scpA gene encoding methylmalonyl-CoA mutase, with protein MRRNLQHIHLKDLDQKSDSVSVQEKKSTSFKTAEGIAVKSQYTKEDLKSLEHLNFAAGIAPHLRGPYATMYVSRPWTIRQYAGFSTAEDSNAFYRRNLAAGQKGLSVAFDLATHRGYDSDHERVVGDVGKAGVAIDSVEDMKILFDQIPLDKMSVSMTMNGAVLPIMAFYIVAAEEQGVKPAQLSGTIQNDILKEFMVRNTYIYSPTPSMKIISDIFEYSSQHMPKFNSISISGYHMQEAGATCDIELAYTLADGLEYIRKGLDAGMDIDTFAPRLSFFWAIGMNHFMEIAKMRAARMLWAKLVSRFDPKNPKSLALRTHCQTSGWSLTEQDPFNNVARTTIEAAAAAFGGTQSLHTNALDEAIALPTDFSARIARNTQIFLQKETQITKTVDPWAGSFYVEKLTNDIAHKAWELIEEVEELGGMTKAIEAGIPKLRIEEAAAKKQARIDSGQDIIVGVNKYRRKEEDPISTLEVDNQTVRIGQIKRLEHIKLTRDSDKVNAALSQLTAAAKSGQENLLALAVEAARHRATLGEISDALEVEFGRYKAQIKSFSGVYSKEIKDDKSFQKARELADSFAEQDGRRPRIMIAKMGQDGHDRGAKVVATGYADVGFDVDIGPLFQTPKEAAKQAVENDVHILGVSSLAAGHKTLVPQVIAALKDYGREDIMVIVGGVIPKQDYQFLYDAGAVAVFGPGTKISEAAIQILEILID; from the coding sequence ATGCGTAGAAACCTCCAACATATCCATTTAAAAGATCTAGACCAAAAGTCTGACTCAGTATCTGTGCAAGAGAAAAAGAGCACGAGCTTTAAAACGGCTGAAGGTATTGCTGTAAAATCGCAATACACCAAGGAAGATTTAAAATCTTTAGAGCACTTAAATTTCGCAGCGGGCATTGCGCCCCATCTTCGCGGTCCTTATGCTACAATGTATGTGAGCAGACCTTGGACGATACGCCAATATGCCGGATTTTCAACGGCTGAAGATAGTAATGCCTTTTATAGACGCAATTTAGCCGCAGGACAAAAAGGTTTATCAGTTGCTTTTGACTTGGCAACACATCGTGGTTATGACTCTGATCATGAACGAGTCGTTGGTGATGTTGGAAAAGCCGGCGTTGCGATTGATTCGGTAGAAGATATGAAGATTTTATTTGACCAAATTCCGTTAGATAAAATGAGCGTATCTATGACTATGAATGGTGCTGTACTACCCATTATGGCCTTTTATATTGTTGCTGCGGAAGAACAAGGCGTAAAACCTGCTCAACTCTCAGGGACCATCCAAAATGATATTTTAAAGGAGTTCATGGTGCGTAATACCTATATCTATTCACCAACGCCCTCCATGAAAATCATTTCTGATATTTTTGAATATAGCAGTCAACATATGCCGAAATTTAACAGCATTAGTATTTCGGGCTATCATATGCAAGAAGCTGGGGCTACCTGTGATATTGAGCTGGCCTATACTTTGGCAGATGGCTTAGAATATATTAGAAAAGGTTTAGATGCCGGGATGGATATTGACACCTTTGCACCTCGCCTCTCTTTCTTTTGGGCTATTGGCATGAACCATTTTATGGAAATAGCCAAAATGCGAGCTGCAAGAATGCTTTGGGCTAAATTGGTGAGCAGATTTGATCCAAAAAACCCAAAATCACTTGCCTTACGAACGCATTGTCAAACTTCAGGATGGAGTTTAACAGAACAAGATCCGTTCAATAATGTTGCTCGCACCACTATTGAAGCGGCAGCTGCTGCATTTGGCGGCACTCAAAGCTTACATACCAATGCCTTAGATGAGGCTATTGCTTTGCCAACCGATTTCTCCGCGAGAATTGCGAGAAACACTCAAATTTTTCTTCAGAAGGAAACTCAAATCACAAAAACAGTAGACCCATGGGCCGGTAGTTTTTATGTAGAAAAATTAACCAATGATATTGCCCATAAAGCTTGGGAATTGATTGAGGAAGTTGAAGAATTAGGTGGTATGACAAAAGCCATAGAAGCAGGTATTCCGAAGTTACGTATTGAGGAAGCTGCTGCAAAAAAACAAGCCCGCATAGATTCTGGACAGGATATTATTGTAGGTGTCAATAAATACAGACGTAAAGAAGAAGACCCTATTTCTACGTTAGAAGTAGACAATCAAACCGTAAGAATTGGCCAAATTAAGCGTCTCGAGCATATTAAATTGACTAGAGATTCTGATAAGGTCAATGCTGCCCTCTCGCAATTAACAGCTGCGGCCAAATCTGGTCAAGAAAATTTATTAGCTTTAGCTGTAGAAGCTGCGAGACATCGCGCCACCTTAGGTGAAATTAGCGATGCGCTTGAAGTTGAGTTTGGACGTTATAAAGCACAAATAAAATCATTTTCGGGTGTGTATAGTAAAGAAATAAAAGACGACAAGAGCTTTCAGAAAGCTAGAGAACTCGCCGATTCATTTGCAGAGCAAGACGGTAGACGCCCTCGTATTATGATCGCTAAGATGGGACAAGATGGGCACGATCGCGGCGCCAAAGTTGTAGCAACTGGTTATGCAGATGTGGGGTTTGATGTAGACATTGGTCCGCTCTTTCAAACACCAAAAGAGGCTGCGAAACAAGCCGTTGAAAATGACGTCCATATTCTGGGCGTATCGTCATTGGCCGCTGGTCATAAAACATTGGTTCCACAAGTTATAGCAGCACTTAAAGATTACGGCCGTGAAGATATTATGGTCATTGTTGGAGGCGTCATCCCAAAACAGGATTATCAGTTTTTATATGATGCTGGTGCCGTGGCAGTTTTTGGTCCAGGTACTAAAATTAGTGAGGCGGCGATTCAGATTTTGGAAATTTTGATTGATTGA
- a CDS encoding tail fiber domain-containing protein, with protein MVTQLQDGTGFGFASDQWFSIGQLNTSPNQMVYGLRFQLPNKALTFGYQDIIDNSPRIQWIGDLFNQGDLEFRFADSFTSTTSNLIASMTNEGQLILPESNTTGLANISGVKLAVESDSFRTGIRVNTIQANTTGEGVGLSATAAFNQSNVSVKGTANGGIGIGGSNIAIQGISNFGFAGFFNGNVTVTGTFSNPSDRKLKTEINNTENALENISQLNGYTYTYKDHEDLNLAKGLQHGLIAQEVELVYPELVETITYPMYNKEGEFEGTGSYKSVNYMGLIAELTEAIKTLNVKVKDLESQLEPRVVYEKSFTEEEFDKIQRNAYQLSQNTPNPFSSSTIISYALPEGIAEASILVLDLNGKLLKTYDVSEQRGQLSISASELNGAGMYLYTLYVNGKDMVTKRMILK; from the coding sequence TTGGTAACGCAACTACAGGATGGTACTGGGTTTGGCTTTGCCAGTGACCAATGGTTTAGTATCGGTCAACTCAATACATCGCCTAACCAAATGGTCTATGGGCTACGTTTTCAGCTACCTAACAAAGCGTTAACCTTTGGTTACCAAGATATTATTGATAACAGCCCTAGAATACAATGGATTGGTGATTTGTTTAATCAGGGAGATTTAGAGTTTCGGTTTGCAGATAGTTTTACCTCTACCACCTCTAACCTTATTGCAAGTATGACCAACGAAGGACAGCTTATTTTACCAGAAAGCAACACCACAGGTTTAGCAAACATTAGCGGCGTTAAGCTGGCTGTGGAAAGCGATAGTTTTAGAACAGGTATACGAGTTAATACAATACAAGCCAATACCACAGGTGAAGGGGTTGGGCTTTCTGCTACTGCTGCATTTAACCAAAGTAATGTATCTGTTAAAGGTACAGCCAATGGAGGTATTGGGATTGGTGGCAGTAATATCGCCATACAAGGCATATCTAATTTTGGTTTTGCAGGTTTTTTTAATGGCAATGTGACGGTAACAGGGACATTTAGTAATCCCTCCGACCGTAAGTTAAAAACAGAAATTAATAACACCGAAAATGCTTTAGAAAATATTAGCCAACTTAATGGCTATACGTATACCTATAAAGATCATGAGGATTTGAATTTAGCTAAGGGCTTGCAACATGGTTTAATAGCTCAAGAAGTGGAGCTTGTGTACCCAGAGCTCGTGGAAACTATCACTTATCCTATGTACAATAAGGAAGGTGAATTTGAAGGCACAGGGAGTTATAAGTCTGTAAATTATATGGGTTTAATTGCGGAGCTCACCGAAGCTATTAAAACATTAAATGTAAAAGTAAAGGATTTAGAAAGTCAATTAGAACCTCGTGTGGTTTATGAGAAGTCATTTACCGAAGAGGAGTTCGATAAAATACAAAGAAATGCCTATCAACTATCTCAAAACACACCTAATCCGTTTAGCAGTAGTACTATTATCAGTTATGCTTTGCCAGAGGGAATTGCGGAAGCTTCAATCCTTGTTTTAGATCTTAATGGTAAATTATTAAAGACCTATGATGTAAGTGAACAGCGTGGGCAACTGAGTATATCTGCAAGTGAACTCAATGGGGCAGGCATGTACTTGTACACGTTATATGTTAATGGAAAAGATATGGTTACCAAGCGTATGATACTAAAATAA
- a CDS encoding T9SS type B sorting domain-containing protein: protein MLTESSAPLNLTPNQVLVSAYLYWSGIGEGTDNPFINLNGIPLVADEILAVDTQQTGSALYFGSFKNITNQVSIFGNSIYYFSDLDLNSIIGNYCSTGQYYSGWSILVVYEDNTLPIQQLNIYDGLVSVYGLEDNASTTINIGNLNVSDNTNATIGYLAWNGSSNSFFNESISFNSSVLSNALNPTDNPFNSTNSYTGETDLWNMDLDVFDISSLIEVGDTEATLTFTSAFDRIIQNVVTVIPSELPDATLSNIVISNQDPCDDRDISLNLNINNLNSFEVLPANTPYSIFALDAEGNEMFISSFFTQTALPIDGSETQTVNISIPPNIPNATTLILKANTLQDGSNPTNESNVLNNEVSLPLVLPQTPSITNAAEDISLCGSLEDNTVIDLTQNNLTSLGVQNLEEYSISYHLSDAEAQNGSNPIANPNSFMATSNPQTIFVRVESVLSSACFATPSFEVSYQAVPQIQQTLDINECQIGSDLVLFDLSLNNATSMGIADPAASTISYHNTLADAQSGDNVISNTAAYNADTTNATIYVRAQNSTNPSCFSTASFQLNTFTVNIGNLQNLSSEACTSLGLDAVYDLTINAPLAIGNQDPSTVSLSYHLPEAEAQNGNNAIANPSNYTSTALSQTIWLRLTLDTAPTSCAAVDSFTLTTEPLTVVKNVSDLSIQACVFPNEPVSFDLTENSNIALGEQDPLLFNLSYHTTEADAQNGNNTISNPSNYENTSNPQTLWLRLERNDVLPLCYAVAPFDIEIVGTPEINFNPTPLQICASDGDGFAVFNLNQSITDISFGNPNIGVTFHISLANAQNNIDPLPTSYTNTVAGFQTVYFRTEDTANGCGFTGSLELQALEVPQLSDDGAVLSECAIDSSTGVFNLTDIEPLLIENAANTEFDVQYFLSEADALNSANPIANPSNFSNTSNPQTLWLGVANSNNCYAIARFEFNVLTSTFIAEDSTLADITLCSEDPIQLLATIDLRLYDTLINPDAATTTEVRYYQGWANFNLDGSIENPESFVADVPNANIIAHIVNTETLCSSPVPISFEININPLPVFNLPERLPLCVDAQTGEPLDLSFSPPVLDTGLAGSSATFQWLRNGESLGLNTSSILADVPGNYTAIVTDFGTGCSYEQSTLVEAVSPPIFDVVVLSPSFSPTAEVEVQNIDGQGSFEFRLDSGPWRLLDQGATSLLFSNVGDGTYTVTGRDVAGCGATEVEFTVLGFSPYFTPNGDGHNDIWEIPSLRNRPSTGIRIFDRYGKLLVTLGTQQLGWDGNYNGSPMPTSDYWFSVEFTDPKTNAPAVFKGHFALKR from the coding sequence ATGTTGACTGAGTCCTCAGCCCCATTAAACCTTACACCAAATCAAGTATTAGTTTCTGCTTACCTGTACTGGTCGGGTATTGGTGAAGGTACAGACAATCCTTTTATAAATCTTAATGGTATACCTCTAGTTGCAGATGAAATCTTGGCTGTAGACACTCAACAAACTGGTAGTGCACTTTACTTTGGTAGTTTTAAAAATATTACCAATCAGGTTAGCATATTTGGTAATAGTATATATTATTTTTCCGATTTAGATTTAAATTCAATAATTGGTAATTATTGCTCAACAGGGCAGTATTATTCTGGCTGGTCAATTTTGGTGGTTTATGAAGATAATACGCTGCCCATACAACAGCTAAATATTTATGATGGATTGGTATCTGTCTATGGATTAGAAGACAATGCTAGTACTACCATAAATATTGGTAATTTAAATGTCTCGGACAATACAAATGCGACTATAGGCTATTTGGCATGGAATGGCAGCTCTAATTCATTTTTTAACGAAAGTATTTCCTTTAATAGTTCGGTACTGAGTAATGCCTTAAACCCAACCGATAATCCCTTCAACAGTACTAACAGCTATACTGGTGAAACAGATCTATGGAATATGGATTTGGATGTTTTTGATATTTCCAGTTTGATTGAAGTAGGTGATACAGAAGCGACTTTAACATTTACATCAGCCTTTGATAGAATCATCCAAAACGTCGTCACCGTCATCCCTTCAGAGCTACCCGATGCTACACTCAGCAATATAGTTATTAGTAACCAAGATCCCTGTGATGACCGTGATATTAGCTTAAACCTTAACATCAACAACCTTAACAGTTTTGAGGTACTGCCTGCTAACACACCTTATTCCATTTTTGCATTAGACGCTGAGGGCAATGAGATGTTTATATCCAGTTTTTTTACACAGACGGCCCTACCCATAGATGGCAGTGAAACCCAAACGGTGAACATTAGTATTCCGCCAAACATACCCAATGCTACTACACTTATTCTAAAGGCAAATACATTACAAGACGGTAGCAACCCAACTAATGAGAGTAATGTGCTTAATAATGAGGTGAGCTTACCATTGGTATTGCCCCAAACACCAAGCATTACTAATGCAGCAGAAGATATTAGTCTTTGTGGTAGCCTTGAGGACAATACTGTAATAGATCTTACCCAAAACAATCTCACGTCCTTGGGCGTGCAAAACCTAGAAGAATACTCTATTAGCTACCACCTCTCGGATGCAGAGGCACAAAACGGCAGCAACCCCATTGCCAATCCCAATAGTTTTATGGCTACAAGCAATCCACAGACTATTTTTGTACGTGTGGAAAGCGTGCTGTCCTCAGCCTGTTTTGCTACACCTAGCTTTGAGGTCAGCTATCAAGCCGTGCCTCAGATTCAACAGACCCTAGATATCAACGAGTGTCAGATTGGTTCGGATCTTGTACTTTTTGACCTCAGCCTTAACAATGCCACTAGCATGGGCATTGCAGACCCAGCTGCTTCTACCATAAGCTATCATAATACCCTGGCTGATGCCCAGAGTGGCGACAATGTTATTAGCAATACAGCTGCTTATAATGCTGATACTACTAATGCAACCATATACGTCCGTGCCCAGAACAGCACTAATCCCAGTTGCTTCTCTACGGCATCCTTTCAACTCAATACCTTTACGGTAAATATAGGCAATCTGCAAAACCTTAGTTCAGAAGCCTGTACCAGCCTTGGGCTAGATGCGGTGTATGACCTTACAATTAATGCCCCTTTGGCCATTGGTAACCAAGACCCATCAACAGTAAGCCTTAGCTATCACCTTCCCGAAGCCGAGGCACAGAATGGCAACAACGCCATAGCCAATCCAAGCAACTATACCAGTACAGCCCTTAGCCAAACCATTTGGTTACGGCTTACTTTAGATACTGCACCCACAAGCTGTGCAGCCGTGGACAGCTTTACACTTACCACCGAGCCCTTAACGGTAGTGAAGAATGTGAGCGACCTGAGCATACAGGCTTGTGTGTTTCCCAACGAACCGGTAAGTTTTGACCTTACCGAGAATTCCAACATAGCACTTGGTGAGCAAGATCCACTTCTATTTAACCTGAGCTATCATACCACGGAAGCCGATGCGCAGAATGGCAACAATACCATAAGTAATCCTTCCAACTATGAAAACACCAGTAACCCACAGACACTTTGGCTACGCTTGGAGCGCAACGATGTCCTACCGCTTTGCTATGCCGTAGCACCTTTTGATATTGAGATCGTAGGAACGCCAGAGATTAATTTTAATCCAACGCCCTTACAAATCTGTGCTAGTGATGGTGATGGTTTTGCAGTGTTCAATCTCAACCAATCCATTACCGATATCAGTTTTGGCAATCCCAATATTGGTGTAACCTTCCATATCTCTTTGGCCAATGCCCAAAACAATATAGATCCTTTGCCAACGAGCTATACAAATACCGTGGCAGGGTTTCAAACGGTTTACTTCCGTACCGAAGATACGGCCAACGGTTGTGGTTTTACGGGTAGCCTGGAACTTCAGGCTTTGGAAGTGCCGCAGCTCAGTGATGACGGCGCTGTGCTATCTGAATGTGCCATTGATAGCAGCACAGGCGTTTTTAATCTTACGGACATTGAACCACTACTTATTGAGAATGCTGCTAATACCGAATTCGATGTGCAGTACTTTTTAAGCGAAGCGGACGCCCTTAACAGTGCCAATCCCATTGCTAATCCCAGTAATTTTAGCAATACATCCAACCCACAGACCCTATGGCTAGGCGTTGCCAATAGCAACAACTGTTATGCCATTGCCAGATTTGAATTCAATGTACTTACCAGCACGTTTATTGCAGAGGATAGCACGCTTGCTGATATCACCTTATGTAGTGAGGATCCAATACAGTTGTTGGCCACTATAGATCTTAGGCTTTATGATACACTTATCAACCCTGACGCTGCTACTACCACAGAAGTAAGGTATTACCAGGGCTGGGCAAATTTTAATCTCGATGGTTCCATAGAAAATCCAGAAAGTTTTGTAGCGGATGTGCCCAATGCCAACATCATAGCGCATATCGTCAATACCGAGACCCTTTGTAGCTCACCTGTACCTATCTCGTTTGAAATCAATATCAATCCATTACCTGTATTCAATTTACCAGAACGGCTCCCTTTATGTGTAGATGCCCAAACTGGCGAGCCATTGGACCTGTCGTTTTCACCACCAGTACTTGATACGGGTCTAGCTGGAAGCAGTGCTACTTTCCAATGGTTGCGCAATGGTGAATCCCTGGGACTGAACACATCTAGTATTTTAGCTGACGTTCCAGGAAATTACACGGCCATCGTAACCGATTTCGGTACAGGTTGCAGTTACGAACAAAGCACTTTGGTTGAGGCGGTTAGCCCACCAATATTTGATGTTGTCGTCTTAAGTCCGTCATTCTCACCAACGGCAGAGGTGGAAGTTCAGAATATTGATGGGCAGGGCAGCTTTGAGTTTCGCCTGGATAGTGGTCCATGGCGGTTACTTGACCAAGGCGCAACGAGCCTGTTGTTCAGCAATGTTGGCGACGGCACATACACCGTGACCGGAAGGGATGTAGCAGGCTGTGGCGCTACCGAAGTGGAGTTTACCGTACTTGGGTTTTCACCCTATTTTACGCCCAATGGTGACGGCCACAATGACATTTGGGAGATACCATCGCTAAGAAACCGGCCCAGTACCGGCATAAGGATCTTTGACCGTTACGGCAAACTCTTGGTGACACTGGGTACGCAACAGTTGGGCTGGGACGGCAACTACAACGGCAGTCCGATGCCTACAAGCGATTACTGGTTCTCGGTTGAGTTTACCGATCCCAAGACCAATGCCCCTGCCGTGTTCAAGGGGCATTTTGCCTTGAAACGCTAA
- a CDS encoding pitrilysin family protein, which produces MMKLSKMQLLVGICTLMLSGTSLAQETKEAIKSEISSEEKIPFNPEVKMGKLANGLTYYIKNNGKPEDKVELRLVVNAGSILEEDDQRGLAHFMEHMNFNGTKNFEKNELVDYLQSIGVKFGAHLNAYTSFDETVYILPIPSDDPEKLEKGFQIIEDWAHNALLTGEQIDDERGVVLEEYRLGQGADERMMQNYLPKLLYGSKYADRLPIGTKDVLENFEYDSLKRFYKDWYRPDLMAVVAVGDVDVATLEQKIKDHFGGIEMPKDPKPRKTFDLPNHKETFIAIESDKEASFSQVQVLFKDKEDAQPDHTLKDYRESMVEGLFSQMINNRLDELRNSPNPPFVYGFSYHGGTYAKTKEAYRSFAMTSETGQLKALETLLEENQRVKQHGFFEGEFERAKKDIMARMEKSYKDKDKMESNRIVGEYVRHYLENEPMPGISWEYDFYKQQLPTISLKEVNALISDYIKEENRVIILTGPEKEGMTQVTEAEVKSLLDDVNKRTLEPYEDKAVAESMITDMPTAGTVTDYKVNDKLGTTTLTLSNGAKVTYKVTDFKNDEILFDAFSYGGSSLYTDEEHIATVNANGGLSEAGVNGFDINEMNKMLSGKIVNVRPRVGTYSEDISGNASPKDLETLFQLVHLYFTSLNKNEEAFGSYIEKQKSFLGNMMSNPQTYFSIKMGEFMYGDSPRYTGFPTPEKMDEADYDLAYKKYQERFADAGDFHFYFVGNINEKELVELASQYLASLPGKGSNEMYEVSDFRPLTGQHEKIIEKGEDPKSSVRITYHGPTEYKAKEDFALETLGEILTIKLVEQLREEEGGVYGVGARGNISNMPYDWYSFNISFPCGPENVEKLKKAALAEVQKLVTDGPTQKDLDKVKETYMLDHKEEMKENRFWLRALKNADYLQKDPNAIMEYESKVKGLTTEYLQDIAKKYLSGDYIVGIHNPES; this is translated from the coding sequence ATGATGAAATTATCAAAAATGCAGCTACTAGTAGGTATCTGTACTCTTATGCTCTCGGGAACCTCCCTCGCACAAGAGACAAAAGAAGCGATTAAATCTGAGATTTCTTCCGAAGAAAAAATACCCTTTAACCCGGAGGTTAAGATGGGGAAACTTGCCAATGGACTTACCTATTACATTAAAAATAATGGAAAGCCAGAAGATAAAGTAGAGTTGCGTTTAGTTGTAAATGCTGGTTCTATTCTTGAAGAAGATGATCAACGCGGTTTGGCTCATTTTATGGAGCACATGAACTTTAATGGCACTAAAAACTTTGAAAAGAATGAATTGGTAGATTATTTACAAAGTATAGGTGTAAAATTTGGAGCGCACCTTAATGCCTATACGAGTTTTGATGAAACAGTCTATATTTTACCAATTCCAAGTGATGATCCAGAAAAATTAGAAAAAGGATTTCAAATTATCGAAGATTGGGCTCACAATGCCCTTTTAACCGGTGAGCAAATTGATGATGAACGCGGTGTCGTTTTAGAAGAATATCGTCTTGGACAAGGTGCCGATGAGCGAATGATGCAAAATTATCTTCCTAAACTGCTCTATGGATCCAAATATGCAGACCGCCTGCCAATTGGTACTAAAGATGTTCTTGAAAATTTTGAATATGATAGCTTAAAACGTTTTTACAAGGATTGGTATAGACCAGATTTAATGGCTGTAGTAGCTGTAGGAGATGTAGATGTTGCAACACTTGAACAAAAAATCAAAGATCATTTTGGTGGTATAGAAATGCCAAAAGATCCTAAACCAAGAAAGACCTTTGACCTACCCAATCACAAAGAAACATTTATTGCTATAGAATCTGACAAAGAAGCCTCTTTCTCTCAAGTGCAAGTGCTTTTTAAAGATAAAGAAGATGCACAACCAGATCATACGTTGAAAGATTATCGCGAGTCAATGGTAGAAGGCTTATTCTCACAAATGATCAATAATCGCTTAGATGAATTAAGAAACAGTCCAAATCCTCCTTTTGTTTATGGTTTCAGCTACCATGGAGGTACTTATGCCAAAACGAAGGAAGCCTACCGATCCTTTGCCATGACCAGCGAAACAGGTCAATTAAAAGCTTTAGAAACATTGCTTGAAGAAAATCAAAGAGTGAAACAACATGGCTTTTTTGAAGGTGAATTTGAGCGTGCTAAAAAAGACATTATGGCTCGTATGGAAAAAAGTTATAAAGATAAAGACAAAATGGAATCTAACAGAATTGTTGGAGAGTACGTAAGACATTATCTAGAAAATGAACCAATGCCTGGTATCTCTTGGGAGTATGACTTTTACAAGCAACAATTACCAACCATATCATTAAAGGAGGTTAATGCGCTCATTTCAGATTATATAAAAGAGGAAAACAGAGTGATCATTCTTACTGGTCCTGAAAAAGAAGGCATGACACAAGTTACAGAAGCAGAGGTCAAATCTCTTTTAGATGACGTTAACAAAAGAACTTTAGAACCTTATGAAGATAAAGCCGTTGCCGAATCTATGATTACAGATATGCCAACAGCAGGAACTGTTACTGACTATAAGGTGAATGATAAACTTGGAACTACCACTCTCACCTTGAGCAATGGTGCTAAAGTGACTTATAAGGTTACCGATTTCAAAAACGATGAAATCCTTTTTGATGCCTTTAGCTATGGTGGATCATCACTTTACACCGATGAAGAACACATAGCCACTGTTAACGCCAATGGAGGCTTATCGGAAGCGGGAGTTAACGGCTTCGATATTAATGAAATGAACAAAATGCTTTCAGGTAAAATCGTTAATGTAAGACCAAGGGTAGGCACATATAGTGAAGATATCTCTGGAAATGCCTCTCCAAAAGATTTAGAAACACTATTTCAATTAGTGCATCTCTATTTTACGTCCTTGAATAAAAATGAAGAAGCCTTTGGATCTTACATCGAAAAACAAAAGTCCTTTTTAGGAAATATGATGTCTAATCCTCAAACCTATTTTTCTATAAAAATGGGAGAATTTATGTACGGTGATAGCCCGCGATACACAGGATTCCCAACCCCAGAAAAAATGGATGAAGCCGATTATGATCTTGCTTATAAAAAATACCAAGAACGATTTGCAGATGCCGGTGATTTTCACTTTTATTTTGTTGGAAATATCAATGAAAAGGAACTTGTGGAACTCGCTAGTCAATATTTAGCCAGTTTGCCTGGTAAAGGTTCTAACGAAATGTATGAGGTTAGTGATTTTAGACCTCTCACAGGCCAGCACGAAAAGATTATTGAAAAAGGAGAAGATCCAAAAAGTTCTGTTAGAATAACTTATCACGGTCCAACCGAATATAAAGCTAAAGAAGATTTTGCACTAGAAACTTTGGGTGAAATTTTAACCATTAAATTAGTTGAGCAATTGCGTGAAGAAGAAGGTGGTGTTTACGGTGTAGGTGCTAGAGGAAATATTAGCAATATGCCCTATGATTGGTATAGCTTCAACATCAGTTTTCCTTGCGGTCCTGAAAATGTAGAGAAACTGAAAAAAGCAGCCTTAGCAGAAGTTCAAAAACTAGTTACAGACGGACCTACGCAAAAGGATTTAGACAAGGTTAAGGAAACCTATATGCTTGATCATAAAGAAGAAATGAAGGAAAATAGATTTTGGTTAAGAGCATTGAAAAATGCCGATTATCTTCAAAAAGATCCAAATGCCATTATGGAGTATGAGTCTAAAGTTAAAGGCTTAACTACAGAGTACCTTCAAGATATCGCTAAAAAATATCTTTCTGGAGATTATATTGTGGGCATTCACAATCCAGAATCATGA
- a CDS encoding ParA family protein, with protein MGKIIAIANQKGGVGKTTTSVNLAASLGVLEKKVLLVDADPQANATSGLGIDVESVEVGSYQLLEHTAKAEDCIISTNSPNVDIIPAHIDLVAIEIELVDKDEREYMMKRAISHLKSSYDYILIDCAPSLGLLTLNALTASDSVIIPIQCEYFALEGLGKLLNTVKSVQKIHNKDLDIEGMLLTMYDQRLRLSNQVVEEVQKHFSDMVFDTIIQRNVRLGEAPSYGESIIKYDVSSKGAINYLSLAKEIINKNS; from the coding sequence ATGGGTAAAATCATTGCAATTGCCAATCAAAAAGGAGGTGTTGGAAAAACAACAACCTCAGTAAATCTTGCTGCTTCGCTAGGTGTTTTAGAGAAAAAAGTACTTTTAGTAGACGCTGACCCACAGGCAAATGCTACCTCTGGTTTAGGAATTGACGTAGAGTCTGTTGAAGTGGGTTCTTACCAGCTTTTAGAGCATACCGCAAAGGCCGAAGATTGTATCATTTCTACTAATTCGCCAAATGTTGATATCATTCCTGCCCATATTGATTTAGTAGCTATAGAAATAGAACTGGTAGATAAGGATGAGCGTGAGTACATGATGAAGCGCGCCATCTCACATTTAAAATCCTCTTACGATTACATTCTCATTGACTGTGCACCATCTTTAGGGTTACTTACTCTAAATGCGCTTACCGCTTCAGACTCTGTAATTATCCCTATCCAATGTGAATATTTTGCGTTAGAAGGTTTAGGGAAACTGCTAAACACGGTTAAAAGTGTTCAGAAAATCCACAATAAAGACTTGGATATTGAAGGCATGCTTTTAACAATGTATGACCAACGTTTAAGACTGTCTAACCAAGTGGTTGAAGAAGTTCAAAAGCACTTTAGTGATATGGTTTTTGATACTATTATTCAACGAAATGTGCGTTTAGGAGAAGCACCTAGTTACGGAGAAAGCATCATTAAATATGACGTGAGCAGTAAAGGTGCCATAAATTACTTAAGTTTGGCCAAGGAAATTATAAATAAAAATTCATAA